A region from the Manihot esculenta cultivar AM560-2 chromosome 13, M.esculenta_v8, whole genome shotgun sequence genome encodes:
- the LOC110629963 gene encoding FRIGIDA-like protein 3 produces MTNSEQGVENNTASSLIEQLARALNELESLKNASEDRVQWMEIELHFRNLDATLKKKFEVLEAREREYMEKEAETHALLAEREAAVVAKEQEFLDRVQELKDAAVAVIAEARANHQPTMSESIDGGDNKDNKVSSSIGDINSPEDSPPKMGENAETVAVGIKPSPELTQFCEQMDAKGLLAFTMENQKILYAIRDKLSVALESANEPARLVLDSLEAFYPPSETTQSMDKKDAALQGMRKSCIMFMEALAALLARIDPGADHLLNPEIKQQAKAIADEWKPKLASAGIDATNGNSLEADAFLQLLSTFRIASEFDEEELCKLVLVVARRRLAPELCRSLGLTHKMPGVVESLINCGKQIEAVRFIHAFQLAESFSPVPLLKTYLKDSRRNSQGKGGNPGGGQGDANAQELAALKAVIRCVEEYKLEADYPLDPLRKRVAQLVKSKSDKKRNGDFGKYHQSKKPRANGGYRGFRGGAPPGPATGRQAPPVFAERIPYTGMPERYPHAGPNPYDYQVPGQSGFGQPATDQRMYYYPQNERVTTGSGSYDAAPSNYGNYMGTGMRSSHQPYM; encoded by the exons ATGACTAATTCAGAGCAAGGTGTGGAAAACAATACAGCATCCTCTTTAATAGAACAGCTTGCAAGAGCTTTAAATGAGCTGGAATCCCTCAAGAATGCATCTGAGGACCGAGTTCAGTGGATGGAAATTGAACTTCACTTCCGCAATCTTGATGCaacattaaagaaaaaatttgaaGTGTTAGAAGCTAGGGAAAGAGAGTACATGGAGAAAGAAGCTGAAACTCATGCACTGCTTGCTGAAAGAGAGGCAGCCGTTGTTGCTAAAGAGCAAGAATTCTTAGATCGAGTGCAGGAACTAAAGGATGCTGCTGTTGCTGTCATTGCAGAGGCACGAGCTAATCACCAGCCAACTATGTCTGAGTCAATTGATGGTGGTGACAACAAAGACAACAAGGTAAGCAGCTCTATTGGTGACATAAATTCCCCAGAGGACTCTCCTCCTAAAATGGGTGAAAATGCTGAAACTGTGGCTGTTGGCATTAAGCCAAGTCCAGAGCTGACGCAATTTTGCGAGCAGATGGATGCGAAAGGGCTACTGGCTTTTACTATGGAGAACCAAAAAATTCTATATGCCATTCGTGATAAACTTTCTGTTGCACTAGAAAGTGCAAATGAACCAGCACGTTTGGTGTTGGATTCACTGGAGGCATTTTATCCTCCTTCCGAAACCACTCAATCCATGGATAAAAAGGACGCTGCCCTTCAGGGCATGCGCAAATCCTGTATTATGTTTATGGAAGCCTTGGCTGCCTTGTTGGCCAGAATTGACCCAGGTGCTGATCACCTTCTAAACCCTGAAATAAAGCAGCAAGCCAAGGCAATTGCTGATGAGTGGAAGCCTAAGTTGGCTAGTGCAGGCATTGATGCTACCAATGGAAATTCATTGGAAGCAGACGCTTTCTTGCAGCTTCTCTCTACTTTTAGAATTGCTTCGGAGTTTGATGAAGAAGAACTCTGCAAGCTTGTCCTTGTAGTTGCTCGCCGCAGGCTAGCACCTGAACTCTGCCGTTCTCTTGGGTTAACACACAAAATGCCAG GTGTGGTTGAGTCATTGATTAACTGTGGGAAACAAATTGAAGCTGTACGATTTATTCATGCATTCCAGCTTGCTGAAAGTTTTTCTCCTGTTCCTCTACTAAAGACATACTTGAAGGATTCCAGGAGAAACTCCCAAGGAAAGGGTGGAAACCCTGGTGGTGGACAG GGTGATGCAAACGCTCAAGAGCTTGCAGCGCTGAAGGCTGTTATTCGGTGTGTTGAAGAGTATAAGCTTGAAGCTGACTACCCACTTGACCCACTTCGGAAAAGGGTTGCTCAGTTGGTGAAGTCAAAGTCTGATAAGAAGAGGAATGGGGATTTTGGCAAATATCATCAGTCAAAGAAGCCAAGAGCTAATGGAGGATATCGAGGATTTCGTGGAGGTGCTCCCCCTGGCCCTGCTACTGGGAGACAAGCTCCACCTGTTTTTGCCGAGAGGATACCATATACAGGAATGCCAGAAAGGTATCCTCATGCTGGACCAAATCCTTATGATTATCAAGTTCCTGGGCAGTCCGGTTTTGGCCAGCCAGCTACTGATCAAAGAATGTACTACTATCCTCAGAATGAGAGAGTTACTACTGGGTCTGGGTCGTATGATGCAGCTCCTTCTAATTACGGCAATTATATGGGTACTGGAATGCGATCCTCCCACCAGCCATACATGTAA
- the LOC110629542 gene encoding probable indole-3-acetic acid-amido synthetase GH3.1, translating to MAVDSGLSSPLGPPACEKDAKALQFIEEMTRNVDSVQERNLAEILRRNSETEYLKRFQLQGATDRDNFKAKIPVVTYEDIQPEIQRIANGDRSAIFSAHPVSEFLTSSGTSAGERKLMPTIQEELDRRQLLYSLLMPVMNLYVPGLDKGKGLYFLFVKAETKTPGGLLARPVLTSYYKSEHFKNRPYDPYNVYTSPNETILCADSFQSMYTQMLCGLIMREEVLRVGAVFASGLLRAIRFLQINWKQLVGDISSGTLNPKITDPSVRECMTKILKPNPELAEFITNQCSEENWEGIITRIWPNTKYLDVIVTGAMAQYIPTLEYYSAGLPMACTMYASSECYFGLNLKPMSKPSEVSYTIMPNMAYFEFLPHEPSAPAPSRDCPPRLVDLADVEVGKEYELVITTYSGLYRYRVGDILRVTGFYNKAPQFRFVRRKNVLLSIDSDKTDEAELQKGIENASILLREFNTSVVEYTSYADTKRIPGHYVIYWELLVKDPANSPTEEVLNQCCLAMEESLNSVYRQGRVADNSIGPLEIRVVKNGTFEELMDYAISRGASINQYKVPRCVSFTPIMELLDSRVVSKHFSPSLPHWTPERRR from the exons ATGGCCGTTGATTCAGGTCTATCATCCCCACTGGGTCCCCCTGCATGTGAGAAGGACGCAAAGGCTCTTCAGTTCATTGAAGAGATGACAAGGAATGTAGACTCGGTACAGGAGAGGAATCTCGCAGAGATACTGCGTAGGAACTCTGAGACTGAATATCTTAAGCGATTTCAGCTCCAAGGAGCAACTGATCGAGACAACTTCAAGGCCAAAATCCCTGTGGTCACTTACGAGGACATACAGCCTGAGATTCAGCGTATAGCCAACGGTGACCGCTCTGCCATCTTTTCTGCTCATCCTGTCTCTGAGTTTCTCACTAG CTCTGGTACTTCTGCTGGTGAGAGAAAACTGATGCCAACAATTCAAGAAGAGTTGGATCGTCGCCAGTTATTGTACAGTCTTCTCATGCCTGTCATGAATCT ATATGTGCCAGGTTTGGACAAAGGGAAGGGTCTGTATTTCTTGTTTGTGAAGGCTGAGACAAAGACTCCTGGTGGGCTCTTGGCACGTCCGGTACTCACAAGCTACTACAAGAGTGAGCACTTTAAGAACAGGCCATACGACCCTTACAACGTTTACACCAGCCCCAACGAGACCATTCTCTGCGCTGACTCCTTCCAGAGCATGTACACACAAATGCTCTGTGGACTCATTATGCGAGAAGAAGTCCTCCGAGTTGGTGCAGTTTTCGCCTCTGGCCTTCTCAGAGCCATCAGGTTCCTTCAGATCAACTGGAAGCAACTCGTCGGAGATATCTCCTCCGGCACATTAAACCCTAAAATAACTGACCCTTCAGTAAGGGAATGCATGACCAAAATCTTGAAACCTAACCCAGAGCTCGCTGAGTTCATTACAAATCAATGCTCAGAAGAGAACTGGGAAGGTATTATCACAAGAATTTGGCCCAATACAAAATATTTAGACGTCATTGTTACAGGAGCTATGGCCCAGTATATTCCCACGCTTGAATATTACAGTGCTGGGTTGCCCATGGCTTGCACCATGTATGCTTCCTCTGAGTGCTACTTTGGGTTAAACTTAAAACCAATGAGCAAGCCATCTGAGGTTTCTTACACAATCATGCCAAATATGGCTTACTTCGAGTTCTTGCCTCATGAACCCTCAGCTCCAGCACCCTCCCGTGACTGTCCTCCACGTCTTGTGGACCTTGCTGACGTTGAAGTTGGCAAAGAATACGAACTGGTTATCACTACATATTCTGGTCTATACAGGTACCGAGTTGGTGACATCCTCCGAGTCACTGGTTTCTACAACAAAGCTCCACAATTTCGGTTCGTAAGGAGAAAAAATGTCTTATTGAGCATTGACTCGGACAAAACCGATGAGGCTGAGTTGCAAAAGGGTATTGAAAATGCTTCTATATTGTTACGTGAGTTCAACACCAGTGTTGTTGAGTACACTAGCTACGCAGATACCAAAAGAATCCCAGGCCACTACGTGATATACTGGGAGTTGCTTGTTAAAGATCCAGCCAATTCACCAACTGAGGAGGTTTTGAACCAGTGTTGCCTAGCCATGGAAGAGTCATTGAACTCAGTCTACAGGCAAGGGCGAGTAGCTGACAACTCAATCGGGCCACTGGAGATAAGAGTGGTAAAAAATGGCACCTTTGAGGAGCTCATGGATTACGCAATTTCAAGGGGTGCATCCATTAACCAGTACAAAGTGCCAAGGTGTGTCAGCTTCACACCCATCATGGAACTGCTAGACTCCAGAGTAGTATCAAAACATTTTAGCCCATCACTGCCACATTGGACCCCAGAACGACGCCGTTGA
- the LOC110629887 gene encoding metal transporter Nramp3 produces the protein MQDHHRQPLLLNRGEEAKAEQETAYDSDEKVIIGIDAGYDSEYTPPFSWRKLWLFTGPGFLMSIAFLDPGNLEGDLQAGAIAGYSLLWLLLWATAMGLLVQLLAARLGVATGRHLAELCREEYPSWARMVLWVMAELALIGADIQEVIGSAIAIKILSNGVLPLWSGVVITACDCFIFLFLENYGVRKLEAVFAVLIATMALSFAWMFGDAKPSGKELLLGILVPKLSSKTIQQAVGVVGCIIMPHNIFLHSALVQSRDVDHTKKGRVAEALRYYSIESTIALMVSFIINLFVTTVFAKGFYGTELANSIGLVNAGRYLQEKYGGGLFPILYIWGIGLLAAGQSSTITGTYAGQFIMGGFLNLRLKKWLRALITRSFAIVPTMIVALVFDTSEDTLDVLNEWLNVLQSIQIPFALIPLLCLVSKEQIMGTFKIGTVLKMISWLVACLVIVINGYLLVDFFSNEAKGVIFITGICIFTGAYVAFIVYLVSRGINFSSWCCPPKHAEGIE, from the exons ATGCAAGATCACCACCGGCAACCTCTATTGCTCAACCGTGGAGAGGAAGCAAAAGCAGAGCAAGAAACCGCTTATGATTCCGACGAGAAAGTTATCATCGGAATCGATGCCGGCTACGACTCCGAGTACACACCTCCGTTCTCATGGAGAAAGCTTTGGCTCTTCACTGGTCCTGGATTCTTAATGTCCATTGCGTTTCTTGATCCTGGCAATTTGGAAGGGGATCTTCAGGCTGGAGCAATTGCTGGGTATTCGTTACTCTGGCTTCTCTTGTGGGCCACGGCTATGGGGCTTCTCGTTCAGCTCCTGGCGGCTCGGCTTGGCGTGGCGACTGGGAGGCATTTGGCTGAGCTGTGCAGAGAGGAGTATCCATCGTGGGCTCGAATGGTGCTGTGGGTTATGGCTGAGTTGGCTTTGATAGGGGCTGATATACAAGAGGTTATTGGAAGTGCTATTGCTATTAAGATTTTGAGTAATGGGGTTTTGCCTTTATGGTCTGGTGTTGTTATCACCGCTTGTGATTG TTTTATCTTCCTATTTCTTGAGAATTATGGCGTGAGGAAATTGGAAGCAGTTTTTGCTGTTTTGATTGCAACAATGGCACTCTCATTTGCTTGGATGTTTGGTGACGCAAAACCCAGTGGCAAGGAGCTTCTTCTGG GTATCCTAGTTCCAAAACTTAGCTCTAAAACTATACAGCAGGCTGTTGGAGTTGTGGGTTGCATTATCATGCCTCACAATATATTTTTGCATTCTGCTCTTGTCCAGTCAAGGGATGTTGACCACACTAAGAAAGGCCGGGTTGCAGAAGCTCTCAGATATTACTCTATAGAATCTACTATTGCGCTTATGGTATCATtcattatcaatttatttgtCACAACCGTGTTTGCAAAAGGTTTTTATGGTACAGAACTGGCGAATAGTATTGGCCTTGTGAATGCTGGGCGATACCTTCAAGAGAAATATGGAGGTGGACTTTTCCCAATTTTGTACATATGGGGTATTGGGTTATTAGCAGCTGGCCAGAGTAGCACCATTACTGGCACTTATGCAGGGCAGTTTATCATGGGAGGTTTCCTGAACTTGAGATTGAAAAAATGGCTCAGGGCATTGATCACTCGAAGCTTTGCAATCGTCCCTACTATGATTGTAGCACTTGTTTTTGATACCTCTGAGGACACACTGGATGTTCTAAATGAATGGCTAAATGTGCTTCAATCAATTCAGATTCCTTTTGCACTTATTCCTCTTCTTTGTTTGGTCTCCAAGGAACAAATCATGGGCACTTTCAAAATTGGTACTGTTCTCAAG ATGATATCATGGCTCGTGGCCTGTCTGGTAATAGTAATCAATGGTTACCTATTGGTCGACTTTTTCTCTAACGAAGCGAAAGGAGTAATTTTCATCACTGGGATATGCATTTTCACTGGTGCATATGTAGCATTCATAGTTTACCTTGTTTCCAGGGGGATCAACTTTTCTTCATGGTGCTGTCCACCAAAACATGCAGAGGGAATCGAGTAA